The Oncorhynchus tshawytscha isolate Ot180627B linkage group LG18, Otsh_v2.0, whole genome shotgun sequence genome has a window encoding:
- the pou3f2a gene encoding POU domain, class 3, transcription factor 2a, whose protein sequence is MATAASNHYSVLTTASSAPRQHSESGSMQQAAVYRDAHTLLQNDYTLPGSGHPLSHAHQWITALSHGDGAPWPSSLLGEQDVKPILQSDREELQNSASLQQQQQRHPHLAHQAHHDARAWRTSTASTHIPGMATSDGQSLVYSQSGFGLGGPEQMHHHSLQEEDHHSHSPHLSEHGGGVQSSLSHHQQGGHPENSDEDTPTSDDLEQFAKQFKQRRIKLGFTQADVGLALGTLYGNVFSQTTICRFEALQLSFKNMCKLKPLLNKWLEEADSTSGSPTSLDKIAAQGRKRKKRTSIEVGIKGALESHFLKSPKPGGAEITSIADSLQLEKEVVRVWFCNRRQKEKRMTPIGGQLPGTEDMYGDTPPHHGAQTPVQ, encoded by the coding sequence ATGGCGACCGCAGCGTCCAACCACTACAGTGTCCTGACTACCGCCAGCAGCGCGCCGCGGCAGCACTCGGAGTCCGGGAGCATGCAGCAGGCAGCGGTGTACAGGGACGCGCACACCCTGCTCCAGAACGACTACACGCTACCGGGCAGCGGTCATCCGCTTAGCCACGCTCACCAGTGGATCACGGCTCTGTCGCACGGGGACGGGGCTCCGTGGCCGTCGAGTCTCCTCGGAGAGCAGGACGTGAAGCCCATTCTGCAAAGCGACCGAGAGGAGCTGCAGAATTCCGCTAGTctacagcaacagcagcagcgacaCCCTCACCTAGCGCACCAGGCACATCACGACGCCAGGGCATGGCGAACAAGCACGGCCTCTACGCACATTCCCGGTATGGCTACATCTGATGGCCAGAGCCTGGTGTACTCCCAGTCTGGGTTCGGCCTGGGAGGACCAGAGCAGATGCACCACCACTCTCTGCAGGAGGAAGACCACCACAGCCACAGCCCACATTTGAGCGAGCATGGAGGCGGGGTACAGTCGTCCCTCTCTCACCACCAGCAAGGGGGACACCCGGAGAACTCGGACGAGGACACGCCGACCTCGGACGACCTGGAGCAGTTTGCCAAGCAGTTCAAGCAGCGGCGCATCAAACTGGGCTTTACCCAAGCTGACGTGGGGCTGGCGCTGGGGACCCTTTATGGAAATGTATTTTCTCAAACCACTATCTGCAGATTCGAGGCGCTTCAACTGAGCTTCAAAAACATGTGTAAACTCAAACCACTGCTTAACAAATGGCTGGAGGAGGCGGATTCCACCTCGGGGAGCCCCACCAGCCTGGATAAGATCGCGGcgcaggggaggaagaggaaaaagaggaccTCCATCGAGGTGGGCATAAAGGGGGCTTTGGagagccattttctcaaaagtccCAAACCAGGCGGCGCGGAGATCACCTCCATAGCGGACAGCCTGCAGCTGGAGAAGGAGGTGGTGAGGGTTTGGTTTTGTAACAGGCGGcagaaggagaagaggatgacGCCCATTGGAGGACAGTTACCGGGAACGGAGGACATGTATGGGGACACACCACCTCACCACGGCGCTCAAACCCCGGTACAATGA